In Cotesia glomerata isolate CgM1 linkage group LG1, MPM_Cglom_v2.3, whole genome shotgun sequence, one genomic interval encodes:
- the LOC123275058 gene encoding uncharacterized protein LOC123275058 isoform X2, protein MSKTNDGSTGCRYWRTVMPRPSVFFLLLLGVLVIISNGNYGVHGAKNVRQDEPSVTRSGKTSSSPTGSSSSSSPGHHQKEVEPVIEEVTTKQLERLLQEKDFVAVYWYARSCVTCDKVLAELEKIDDDTDTFGVDFVKINDKRLAKQYGIKNFPALTYFREKEPIIYEGDLMDEEGVLDFLTSLEAMDLPDRIEEVNAKILNKIVEDTEFVAVLFYKPDCKKCAKALMELENIDDEADQLGIGFVKIADEELAEEYNLGPLPKLVYYRHQIPIIYEHELSKEEDVLEWLVSNKSTGDEEDVIEDVTAKTLNTLIGNMDNLVVLFYDHGDDDSMQVLAELEKIDDDLDKHGIQFVKIDDVKAAKDFGIDSVPAIVYFEKQIPNVYDGDVENEDEILEWLLSQLEKDEIEDVTDEMLDRLVKEGKTIAVLFYDNNDRKSQRVLNELENIDDECDQLGVVFVKIDNAEEAKEYGIDKMPALIYFEKGIPTIYEGNLEDEQKVLKWLDDQQASDQIEDITDEMLDMVIEKMPHVAVLFYDKDQKKSQKVLAELENIDDDCDQHDIAFVKIDDDEEAKEYGLDNLPVLVLFEKGIPHIYDGDLMNEDQLLGWLLHQKKHREIPEVTDEMMEKLIEKQPFLAVLFYEKDDKQNIRILNELENIDDDLEKEEIVMIRIDNAAEAKDYGIDHLPTLVYFEDKIPAIYEGDLLNEDEVLQWLVEQKKTATIEEVTDEILSGLIDEHEYVVVYFTGNCDEGDECETVLKELENIDDELDETGIIFVTTEDTGIAKKHNIKKLPALAFFRNKEPLIYEGDVEDEDEVLSWLTDENTLEIPGKIEEVNIKMLENILEENDHVVVFFYKEGDKKSQKILQELENIDDECEEEDIDFVKISDDNIEKEYDLPGLPALAFYRHKFRQIYTGDMMHEESILEWILQLRHSTPDVIESVDRKTLQVLINDVEHLAVLFYDDDEKKCSTCHQILEELETIDDDTDKYGIQFVKSKDAKLAAEIGIFSFPALVYYETGVPIMYDGNILDESEVLEWMVKQRNDASIEKIDREQLTKYIETKEFLAVVFYKEEDPESPRVLRHIELIDDEASEYGIKIVQMGDRLMAKKYGYRNPPGITYFRKGKYINYDGDIDDEEEILDWLTNPENMELTDHIERINKKMFHKIRQASDYVAVFFYSKDCKQCSKVLSEIEHIDDEADHAGINFVKIDDKQLAKEYGVFALPAILFFRMGSKEPVIYAGDLYDENAILQWLMTQKDPSGEMIEALEGEDLLHLIRESSSLAVYFWNRTLCDMCQSKTFRKQMRHKHHQEVKTTEQAEVPEEADDSDDCEQCAGILEELENIDDDCDRHGITFVKTQDYKIAEDYGVTDFPVLVYFESQTPSVFEGDLAEEEEVLQWLITQRTEDRIELITRVMLEASVEDTQYLAVYFYKLNCHICDEILEGLERIDDECDVFGIQMVKIHDPQLAKRYSIRTFPALVYFRNGNPLLFEGDLQSEESVLEWLIDDDNRELADEIESVNERMLERLFDESPFLAVFFYDEDCPECDEIMEALEKIDGEADLFGIDFVKISSPEAAEKYGIINLPSLTYFRKKTPIIYDGDLTQEDKILAWLTSQDVFEIKNEIEEVNKKMLDKLLDENEFLAVFFYEHNHKESEEVDKKLETIDGETDNLDITFVKMADPRYARKWGVTKLPAIVYFRKRFPSIYRGDLHKEDEVLEWLRKNRFRQPELNIYMYMLLAITILFALYTGFLLSCFRSDQAPTPAPHPKQA, encoded by the exons CTTCTTCATCACCAACaggatcatcatcatcatcatcaccagGACATCATCAAAAAGAAGTTGAGCCGGTGATAGAAGAGGTTACTACTAAACAGCTCGAACGTCTTCTTCAAGAGAAGGACTTTGTTGCTGTTTACTGGT atgcAAGAAGTTGCGTTACGTGTGATAAAGTTTTAGCTGAACTCGAAAAAATAGACGATGATACCGACACATTTGGAGTTGATTTTGTAAAGATTAATGATAAACGACTAGCTAAGCAATATGGGATCAAGAATTTTCCAGCACTTACATATTTCCGGGAAAAAGAACCAATTATTTATGAGG GTGACCTGATGGACGAAGAAGGTGTCTTAGATTTCCTCACAAGTCTTGAAGCTATGGATTTGCCTGATCGAATTGAGGAAGTAAATGcaaaaattctcaataaaattgttgaagaCACTGAATTTGTAGCCGTACTGtttt ACAAGCCAGACTGCAAAAAATGTGCAAAAGCTCTAATGGAATTAGAGAATATCGATGATGAAGCTGATCAGTTGGGTATTGGTTTCGTTAAAATCGCTGATGAAGAACTTGCGGAGGAGTATAATTTAGGGCCGTTGCCGAAATTAGTTTACTACCGTCATCAGATACCCATTATTTATGAAC ACGAACTAAGCAAAGAAGAAGATGTTTTAGAATGGTTAGTATCAAACAAGAGTACTGGTGACGAAGAAGATGTAATTGAAGACGTAACTGCTAAAACTCTCAATACTTTGATTGGAAATATGGATAATCTTGTTGTTCTTTTTT ATGATCATGGGGATGACGATTCAATGCAAGTGCTTGCAGAACTAGAAAAAATAGATGATGATTTAGATAAACATGGAAttcaatttgttaaaatagATGATGTTAAAGCGGCTAAAGATTTCGGAATTGATTCTGTTCCAGcaattgtttattttgaaaaacaaattCCAAATGTTTATGATG gCGATGTTGAGAATGAAGATGAAATACTTGAATGGTTGTTGTCTCAATTAGAAAAAGATGAAATCGAAGATGTTACCGATGAAATGCTTGATCGTTTGGTAAAAGAAGGCAAGACTATTGCTGTACTGTTTT aCGACAATAACGACCGTAAATCTCAAAGagttttaaatgaattagaaAATATTGATGATGAGTGTGATCAACTTGGCGttgtttttgtaaaaattgacaacgctGAAGAAGCTAAAGAGTACGGAATCGATAAAATGCCAGCATTGATTTACTTTGAGAAAGGTATTCCAACTATATATGAGGGTAATCTTGAAGACGAGCAAAAAGTTCTAAAATGGTTAGATGATCAACAAGCGTCCGATCAAATTGAAGACATTACTGATGAAATGCTTGATATGGTCATTGAAAAAATGCCACATGTTGCtgttttatttt atgacAAAGATCAGAAGAAAAGTCAAAAAGTATTAGCTGAATTAGAGAACATTGACGATGATTGTGATCAGCACGACATTGCATTTGTTAAAATAGATGACGATGAAGAAGCTAAAGAGTATGGTCTTGACAACCTCCCTGTTCTTGTTCTATTCGAGAAAGGAATACCGCATATTTATGATG gTGACCTGATGAACGAAGATCAACTTCTTGGCTGGCTACTGCACCAAAAAAAACACCGTGAAATTCCCGAGGTGACTGATGAAATGATGGAGAAACTGATTGAGAAACAACCCTTCCTCGCcgtattatttt ATGAAAAAGACGACAAGCAGAACATAAGGATTTTAAATGAACTGGAGAATATCGATGACGATCTCGAAAAAGAAGAAATCGTTATGATTCGTATTGACAATGCAGCCGAAGCCAAAGACTATGGTATCGATCATCTTCCCACTTTGGTATATTTCGAAGACAAAATTCCTGCCATCTACGAAGGTGATCTACTCAATGAAGATGAGGTGCTTCAATGGTtagtcgagcaaaaaaaaactgcCACTATCGAAGAAGTTACTGATGAAATCCTGTCTGGGCTCATAGATGAACATGAATACGTCGTTGTTTATTTCa CTGGCAATTGCGATGAAGGCGATGAATGTGAAACTGTTTTAAAAGAATTAGAAAACATTGATGATGAACTCGATGAAACAGGCATCATTTTTGTGACAACTGAAGATACAGGAATAGCTAAAAaacataatattaaaaaattaccagcATTAGCTTTCTTCAGAAATAAAGAACCATTAATTTATGAAGGTGATGTtgaagatgaagatgaagTACTTTCTTGGCTTACTGATGAAAATACACTTGAAATACCTGGTAAAATAGAAGAAGTCAATATTAAAATGTTGGAAAATATTCTCGAAGAAAATGATCACGTTGTTGTCTTCTTTt ATAAAGAGGGTGACAAAAAAAGTCAGAAAATTCTCCAAGAGCTTGAAAATATTGATGACGAATGCGAAGAAGAAGATAttgattttgttaaaatttctgATGATAATATCGAAAAAGAATACGATCTTCCTGGATTACCAGCACTTGCTTTTTATCGTCATAAATTCCGGCAAATTTACACTGGAGATATGATGCATGAAGAGTCTATTCTTGAATGGATTTTACAACTTCGTCATTCTACACCAGATGTTATTGAAAGTGTTGATCGTAAAACACTCCAAGTTTTAATCAATGATGTTGAGCATCTAGCAGtcttatttt atgatgatgatgaaaaaaaatgtagtaCGTGTCATCAAATATTAGAAGAACTTGAGACAATTGACGATGATACTGATAAATATGGAATTCAATTTGTCAAATCAAAAGACGCTAAATTAGCTGCTGAAATTGGAATTTTCTCATTTCCTGCTCTTGTTTATTACGAAACTGGAGTTCccattatgtatgacg GTAATATTTTGGATGAATCGGAAGTGTTAGAGTGGATGGTAAAGCAAAGAAATGACGcaagtattgaaaaaatagatCGTGAACAATTGACAAAATATATTGAAACCAAAGAATTTTTAGCGGTTGTATTTT ataaagaaGAAGATCCTGAGAGTCCTCGTGTATTGAGACACATTGAACTGATTGATGACGAAGCTTCTGAATatggaataaaaatagttCAAATGGGCGATCGTTTGATGGCTAAGAAATATGGATACAGAAATCCTCCTGGTATTACTTACTTTCGCAAAGGAAAGTACATTAATTACGATGGGGATATAGACGATGAAGAAGAAATACTTGATTGGTTGACAAATCCAGAGAACATGGAACTAACGGATCATATCGAAcgaataaacaaaaaaatgttccaTAAAATCCGACAAGCATCTGATTACGTAGCAGTATTTTTTT ACAGCAAAGATTGCAAACAATGCAGTAAGGTACTGAGTGAAATAGAGCACATTGACGATGAAGCGGATCATGctggaattaattttgttaaaattgacGATAAACAATTAGCTAAAGAATATGGAGTATTTGCATTACCTGCAATATTATTCTTTAGAATGGGATCTAAGGAACCGGTTATTTATGcag gtgACTTGTATGATGAAAATGCAATTCTCCAATGGTTAATGACACAAAAAGATCCATCTGGAGAAATGATAGAAGCATTGGAAGGTGAAGATCTTCTTCATCTTATCCGCGAATCCTCATCACTAGCCGTATACTTCT GGAACAGAACGCTTTGTGACATGTGCCAATCCAAAACGTTCCGTAAGCAGATGCGGCACAAACATCACCAGGAGGTCAAGACTACTGAACAAGCCGAAGTACCAGAAGAAGCTGATG ACAGTGACGATTGCGAGCAGTGCGCTGGAATACTTGAAGAATTGGAAAATATCGACGATGATTGTGATCGACATGGTATCACTTTTGTTAAAACTCAA GACTATAAAATTGCTGAAGACTATGGTGTAACAGATTTTCCAGTATTAGTTTACTTTGAATCTCAAACACCTAGTGTATTTGAAGGAGATCTAgctgaagaagaagaagttCTGCAATGGCTCATTACACAACGAACTGAAGACAGAATTGAATTGATAACTCGAGTAATGTTAGAGGCTTCTGTTGAAGATACTCAATATCTAGCAGTATATTTCT ataaattaaattgtcacATTTGTGATGAAATCTTGGAAGGATTGGAACGAATAGATGATGAGTGCGATGTTTTTGGAATTCAAATGGTTAAAATTCATGACCCTCAATTGGCTAAAAGATACTCAATTAGAACATTTCCAGCGTTAGTCTATTTCAGAAACGGCAATCCATTACTCTTTGAAG GTGATTTACAAAGTGAAGAATCTGTATTGGAATGGTTAATTGATGACGATAATCGCGAATTAGCAGATGAAATCGAATCTGTTAATGAGAGAATGTTGGAACGTTTATTCGATGAATCACCTTTCTTAGCAGTTTTCTTCT ACGATGAAGATTGTCCAGAATGTGATGAAATAATGGAAGCTTTGGAAAAAATAGACGGCGAAGCTGATCTTTTTGGTAttgattttgtaaaaatatcgAGTCCAGAAGCAGCTGAAAAATACGGTATCATAAACCTACCATCACTAACATACTTCCGTAAAAAAACACCTATCATATATGATGGTGATCTTACTCAAGAAGATAAAATACTTGCTTGGCTAACATCACAAGAcgtatttgaaattaaaaatgaaattgaagaagttaataaaaaaatgcttgaTAAGTTACTTGacgaaaatgaatttttagcCGTATTCTTCT ATGAACATAACCATAAAGAAAGTGAAGaagtagataaaaaattagaaacaaTCGATGGAGAAACAGATAATCTAGATATAACGTTTGTGAAAATGGCGGATCCACGATATGCTAGAAAATGGGGTGTAACTAAATTACCAGCTATTGTATATTTCCGTAAAAGATTTCCAAGTATTTATCGAG GTGATCTTCATAAAGAAGATGAAGTACTTGAATGGTTAAGGAAGAATAGGTTCCGACAACCAGAATTAAATATCTACATGTATATGCTATTAGCAATCACAATTTTGTTTGCGTTGTACACAGGCTTTCTTTTGTCTTGTTTTCGATCAGACCAAGCTCCTACTCCAGCACCACATCCAAAACAAGCGTga
- the LOC123275058 gene encoding uncharacterized protein LOC123275058 isoform X4 produces MSKTNDGSTGCRYWRTVMPRPSVFFLLLLGVLVIISNGNYGVHGAKNVRQDEPSVTRSGKTSSSPTGSSSSSSPGHHQKEVEPVIEEVTTKQLERLLQEKDFVAVYWYARSCVTCDKVLAELEKIDDDTDTFGVDFVKINDKRLAKQYGIKNFPALTYFREKEPIIYEGDLMDEEGVLDFLTSLEAMDLPDRIEEVNAKILNKIVEDTEFVAVLFYKPDCKKCAKALMELENIDDEADQLGIGFVKIADEELAEEYNLGPLPKLVYYRHQIPIIYEHELSKEEDVLEWLVSNKSTGDEEDVIEDVTAKTLNTLIGNMDNLVVLFYDHGDDDSMQVLAELEKIDDDLDKHGIQFVKIDDVKAAKDFGIDSVPAIVYFEKQIPNVYDGDVENEDEILEWLLSQLEKDEIEDVTDEMLDRLVKEGKTIAVLFYDNNDRKSQRVLNELENIDDECDQLGVVFVKIDNAEEAKEYGIDKMPALIYFEKGIPTIYEGNLEDEQKVLKWLDDQQASDQIEDITDEMLDMVIEKMPHVAVLFYDKDQKKSQKVLAELENIDDDCDQHDIAFVKIDDDEEAKEYGLDNLPVLVLFEKGIPHIYDGDLMNEDQLLGWLLHQKKHREIPEVTDEMMEKLIEKQPFLAVLFYEKDDKQNIRILNELENIDDDLEKEEIVMIRIDNAAEAKDYGIDHLPTLVYFEDKIPAIYEGDLLNEDEVLQWLVEQKKTATIEEVTDEILSGLIDEHEYVVVYFTGNCDEGDECETVLKELENIDDELDETGIIFVTTEDTGIAKKHNIKKLPALAFFRNKEPLIYEGDVEDEDEVLSWLTDENTLEIPGKIEEVNIKMLENILEENDHVVVFFYKEGDKKSQKILQELENIDDECEEEDIDFVKISDDNIEKEYDLPGLPALAFYRHKFRQIYTGDMMHEESILEWILQLRHSTPDVIESVDRKTLQVLINDVEHLAVLFYDDDEKKCSTCHQILEELETIDDDTDKYGIQFVKSKDAKLAAEIGIFSFPALVYYETGVPIMYDGNILDESEVLEWMVKQRNDASIEKIDREQLTKYIETKEFLAVVFYKEEDPESPRVLRHIELIDDEASEYGIKIVQMGDRLMAKKYGYRNPPGITYFRKGKYINYDGDIDDEEEILDWLTNPENMELTDHIERINKKMFHKIRQASDYVAVFFYSKDCKQCSKVLSEIEHIDDEADHAGINFVKIDDKQLAKEYGVFALPAILFFRMGSKEPVIYAGDLYDENAILQWLMTQKDPSGEMIEALEGEDLLHLIRESSSLAVYFYSDDCEQCAGILEELENIDDDCDRHGITFVKTQDYKIAEDYGVTDFPVLVYFESQTPSVFEGDLAEEEEVLQWLITQRTEDRIELITRVMLEASVEDTQYLAVYFYKLNCHICDEILEGLERIDDECDVFGIQMVKIHDPQLAKRYSIRTFPALVYFRNGNPLLFEGDLQSEESVLEWLIDDDNRELADEIESVNERMLERLFDESPFLAVFFYDEDCPECDEIMEALEKIDGEADLFGIDFVKISSPEAAEKYGIINLPSLTYFRKKTPIIYDGDLTQEDKILAWLTSQDVFEIKNEIEEVNKKMLDKLLDENEFLAVFFYEHNHKESEEVDKKLETIDGETDNLDITFVKMADPRYARKWGVTKLPAIVYFRKRFPSIYRGDLHKEDEVLEWLRKNRFRQPELNIYMYMLLAITILFALYTGFLLSCFRSDQAPTPAPHPKQA; encoded by the exons CTTCTTCATCACCAACaggatcatcatcatcatcatcaccagGACATCATCAAAAAGAAGTTGAGCCGGTGATAGAAGAGGTTACTACTAAACAGCTCGAACGTCTTCTTCAAGAGAAGGACTTTGTTGCTGTTTACTGGT atgcAAGAAGTTGCGTTACGTGTGATAAAGTTTTAGCTGAACTCGAAAAAATAGACGATGATACCGACACATTTGGAGTTGATTTTGTAAAGATTAATGATAAACGACTAGCTAAGCAATATGGGATCAAGAATTTTCCAGCACTTACATATTTCCGGGAAAAAGAACCAATTATTTATGAGG GTGACCTGATGGACGAAGAAGGTGTCTTAGATTTCCTCACAAGTCTTGAAGCTATGGATTTGCCTGATCGAATTGAGGAAGTAAATGcaaaaattctcaataaaattgttgaagaCACTGAATTTGTAGCCGTACTGtttt ACAAGCCAGACTGCAAAAAATGTGCAAAAGCTCTAATGGAATTAGAGAATATCGATGATGAAGCTGATCAGTTGGGTATTGGTTTCGTTAAAATCGCTGATGAAGAACTTGCGGAGGAGTATAATTTAGGGCCGTTGCCGAAATTAGTTTACTACCGTCATCAGATACCCATTATTTATGAAC ACGAACTAAGCAAAGAAGAAGATGTTTTAGAATGGTTAGTATCAAACAAGAGTACTGGTGACGAAGAAGATGTAATTGAAGACGTAACTGCTAAAACTCTCAATACTTTGATTGGAAATATGGATAATCTTGTTGTTCTTTTTT ATGATCATGGGGATGACGATTCAATGCAAGTGCTTGCAGAACTAGAAAAAATAGATGATGATTTAGATAAACATGGAAttcaatttgttaaaatagATGATGTTAAAGCGGCTAAAGATTTCGGAATTGATTCTGTTCCAGcaattgtttattttgaaaaacaaattCCAAATGTTTATGATG gCGATGTTGAGAATGAAGATGAAATACTTGAATGGTTGTTGTCTCAATTAGAAAAAGATGAAATCGAAGATGTTACCGATGAAATGCTTGATCGTTTGGTAAAAGAAGGCAAGACTATTGCTGTACTGTTTT aCGACAATAACGACCGTAAATCTCAAAGagttttaaatgaattagaaAATATTGATGATGAGTGTGATCAACTTGGCGttgtttttgtaaaaattgacaacgctGAAGAAGCTAAAGAGTACGGAATCGATAAAATGCCAGCATTGATTTACTTTGAGAAAGGTATTCCAACTATATATGAGGGTAATCTTGAAGACGAGCAAAAAGTTCTAAAATGGTTAGATGATCAACAAGCGTCCGATCAAATTGAAGACATTACTGATGAAATGCTTGATATGGTCATTGAAAAAATGCCACATGTTGCtgttttatttt atgacAAAGATCAGAAGAAAAGTCAAAAAGTATTAGCTGAATTAGAGAACATTGACGATGATTGTGATCAGCACGACATTGCATTTGTTAAAATAGATGACGATGAAGAAGCTAAAGAGTATGGTCTTGACAACCTCCCTGTTCTTGTTCTATTCGAGAAAGGAATACCGCATATTTATGATG gTGACCTGATGAACGAAGATCAACTTCTTGGCTGGCTACTGCACCAAAAAAAACACCGTGAAATTCCCGAGGTGACTGATGAAATGATGGAGAAACTGATTGAGAAACAACCCTTCCTCGCcgtattatttt ATGAAAAAGACGACAAGCAGAACATAAGGATTTTAAATGAACTGGAGAATATCGATGACGATCTCGAAAAAGAAGAAATCGTTATGATTCGTATTGACAATGCAGCCGAAGCCAAAGACTATGGTATCGATCATCTTCCCACTTTGGTATATTTCGAAGACAAAATTCCTGCCATCTACGAAGGTGATCTACTCAATGAAGATGAGGTGCTTCAATGGTtagtcgagcaaaaaaaaactgcCACTATCGAAGAAGTTACTGATGAAATCCTGTCTGGGCTCATAGATGAACATGAATACGTCGTTGTTTATTTCa CTGGCAATTGCGATGAAGGCGATGAATGTGAAACTGTTTTAAAAGAATTAGAAAACATTGATGATGAACTCGATGAAACAGGCATCATTTTTGTGACAACTGAAGATACAGGAATAGCTAAAAaacataatattaaaaaattaccagcATTAGCTTTCTTCAGAAATAAAGAACCATTAATTTATGAAGGTGATGTtgaagatgaagatgaagTACTTTCTTGGCTTACTGATGAAAATACACTTGAAATACCTGGTAAAATAGAAGAAGTCAATATTAAAATGTTGGAAAATATTCTCGAAGAAAATGATCACGTTGTTGTCTTCTTTt ATAAAGAGGGTGACAAAAAAAGTCAGAAAATTCTCCAAGAGCTTGAAAATATTGATGACGAATGCGAAGAAGAAGATAttgattttgttaaaatttctgATGATAATATCGAAAAAGAATACGATCTTCCTGGATTACCAGCACTTGCTTTTTATCGTCATAAATTCCGGCAAATTTACACTGGAGATATGATGCATGAAGAGTCTATTCTTGAATGGATTTTACAACTTCGTCATTCTACACCAGATGTTATTGAAAGTGTTGATCGTAAAACACTCCAAGTTTTAATCAATGATGTTGAGCATCTAGCAGtcttatttt atgatgatgatgaaaaaaaatgtagtaCGTGTCATCAAATATTAGAAGAACTTGAGACAATTGACGATGATACTGATAAATATGGAATTCAATTTGTCAAATCAAAAGACGCTAAATTAGCTGCTGAAATTGGAATTTTCTCATTTCCTGCTCTTGTTTATTACGAAACTGGAGTTCccattatgtatgacg GTAATATTTTGGATGAATCGGAAGTGTTAGAGTGGATGGTAAAGCAAAGAAATGACGcaagtattgaaaaaatagatCGTGAACAATTGACAAAATATATTGAAACCAAAGAATTTTTAGCGGTTGTATTTT ataaagaaGAAGATCCTGAGAGTCCTCGTGTATTGAGACACATTGAACTGATTGATGACGAAGCTTCTGAATatggaataaaaatagttCAAATGGGCGATCGTTTGATGGCTAAGAAATATGGATACAGAAATCCTCCTGGTATTACTTACTTTCGCAAAGGAAAGTACATTAATTACGATGGGGATATAGACGATGAAGAAGAAATACTTGATTGGTTGACAAATCCAGAGAACATGGAACTAACGGATCATATCGAAcgaataaacaaaaaaatgttccaTAAAATCCGACAAGCATCTGATTACGTAGCAGTATTTTTTT ACAGCAAAGATTGCAAACAATGCAGTAAGGTACTGAGTGAAATAGAGCACATTGACGATGAAGCGGATCATGctggaattaattttgttaaaattgacGATAAACAATTAGCTAAAGAATATGGAGTATTTGCATTACCTGCAATATTATTCTTTAGAATGGGATCTAAGGAACCGGTTATTTATGcag gtgACTTGTATGATGAAAATGCAATTCTCCAATGGTTAATGACACAAAAAGATCCATCTGGAGAAATGATAGAAGCATTGGAAGGTGAAGATCTTCTTCATCTTATCCGCGAATCCTCATCACTAGCCGTATACTTCT ACAGTGACGATTGCGAGCAGTGCGCTGGAATACTTGAAGAATTGGAAAATATCGACGATGATTGTGATCGACATGGTATCACTTTTGTTAAAACTCAA GACTATAAAATTGCTGAAGACTATGGTGTAACAGATTTTCCAGTATTAGTTTACTTTGAATCTCAAACACCTAGTGTATTTGAAGGAGATCTAgctgaagaagaagaagttCTGCAATGGCTCATTACACAACGAACTGAAGACAGAATTGAATTGATAACTCGAGTAATGTTAGAGGCTTCTGTTGAAGATACTCAATATCTAGCAGTATATTTCT ataaattaaattgtcacATTTGTGATGAAATCTTGGAAGGATTGGAACGAATAGATGATGAGTGCGATGTTTTTGGAATTCAAATGGTTAAAATTCATGACCCTCAATTGGCTAAAAGATACTCAATTAGAACATTTCCAGCGTTAGTCTATTTCAGAAACGGCAATCCATTACTCTTTGAAG GTGATTTACAAAGTGAAGAATCTGTATTGGAATGGTTAATTGATGACGATAATCGCGAATTAGCAGATGAAATCGAATCTGTTAATGAGAGAATGTTGGAACGTTTATTCGATGAATCACCTTTCTTAGCAGTTTTCTTCT ACGATGAAGATTGTCCAGAATGTGATGAAATAATGGAAGCTTTGGAAAAAATAGACGGCGAAGCTGATCTTTTTGGTAttgattttgtaaaaatatcgAGTCCAGAAGCAGCTGAAAAATACGGTATCATAAACCTACCATCACTAACATACTTCCGTAAAAAAACACCTATCATATATGATGGTGATCTTACTCAAGAAGATAAAATACTTGCTTGGCTAACATCACAAGAcgtatttgaaattaaaaatgaaattgaagaagttaataaaaaaatgcttgaTAAGTTACTTGacgaaaatgaatttttagcCGTATTCTTCT ATGAACATAACCATAAAGAAAGTGAAGaagtagataaaaaattagaaacaaTCGATGGAGAAACAGATAATCTAGATATAACGTTTGTGAAAATGGCGGATCCACGATATGCTAGAAAATGGGGTGTAACTAAATTACCAGCTATTGTATATTTCCGTAAAAGATTTCCAAGTATTTATCGAG GTGATCTTCATAAAGAAGATGAAGTACTTGAATGGTTAAGGAAGAATAGGTTCCGACAACCAGAATTAAATATCTACATGTATATGCTATTAGCAATCACAATTTTGTTTGCGTTGTACACAGGCTTTCTTTTGTCTTGTTTTCGATCAGACCAAGCTCCTACTCCAGCACCACATCCAAAACAAGCGTga